The Trueperaceae bacterium DNA window GCGTGCGGAACCCCGCGGCGGCCGTGGGGATGGCGGCCTCGTCGGCTCCCGTCATGAGGGGCAGTTGCGGCAGCGGCCGCGGCGCGGGGCTGTCGGGGGTCTGCTGCGCGTGGTTGAGGGGGTCGTAGATGCTGCCGTGGCATGGGCAGTGGAAGCTCTTCTGGTCGGCCAGCCACTCGGTCACCTGGCAGCACTGGTGCGTGCAGGTGGCGGAGTAGGCGACCACGCCCGAGGCGGTCACGTACGACTTGGTGTCGGGGCTGTAGTCACCGAGCGCGAAGCGCGCGAGCAGCACCGCGTTCTGCGTGTTGCCGTCCCTCACGACCTCGACCGTGGGCGTGCCGTCCTTGTTGGACACCACTGCCGGCCACGCCAGGACCTGCGGGCCGCCCAGCGGGACGTCGTCGTCCGTGATGACCTTGCCCTTGTTCTGGGAACCCGCGAACACGAAGACGTCGCCCTTCTGCGGGGGGAGCTTGGTGGGGTCGGTCTCGGTCGTCGCGTCGGCTTGCGCGAAGGCGGGCCCCAGCACGTCCGCCATGGTCAGGCCCACGCCCGCGACCAGCGCGTTCTTCAGCAGGTCCCGCCGGCTGACCGCGCGCTTGGCGTCCCTCGCGCCGGCGTTGCTTCCGTCCTGCCCTTCCTCCCTCGTCGTCATCCACGATCCTCCGTCTCAGCTCGCCCCATGCTCGTTGCCACCACCTAGCCACCACTGTCCGGACCCTCCCCGGTCCACCTTGCCGCTCGACTCGAACGCCGTCTCGACAGCCCAGGCTTCAGCGCCATGGCGTGAACGCGAGAATCGGCCACCACCGATGCTTCTGGCGAGCATGCGGCGATGCTAGGCCCGGCTCTCGCACGCCTGACGCACAACCGTCACACCGCGCGGAAGACCGTCGAGCTGCGCTAGCGCCCCTCGACGAGCGCCTTCACCTCGCTCTGGTTGACGACCGGCAGGAAGCGGAGGAACAGGAAGAACAGCGTGAAGAACAGCCCGAACGAGCCAGTGAACAGCGCCAGGTCCCAGAAGGTCGGCACGTACAGGTGCCACGCCGACGGCAGGTAGCCGCGGCTGAGACTCGCCACGATGAACATGAAGGTGTCGAACCACATCCCCACCAACACCACCACCGATATACCGAACAGCGCTCGCGGCCGCGCACGGACGCGCCGCGACCACAGCAGCTGGATCGTCACGAACATGACGACCGTCACCCAGAAGGCGAACGCGTACGGTCCGACCACACGGCTGCGAGCCACGAAGCGCTCGACGGGGTTCCCCCCGAACCATGCCCCGAAGAACTCGATGACCCGGCCGTACACGACCACCAGCCCCAGGCCGAGCATCAACTTGGCGCAGTTGTCGAGGTGCCTGAGCGTGATGACCCCCTGCAGCCCGAAGGAGCGACGCACGGGGACGACCAGCACCAGCACCATCGCG harbors:
- a CDS encoding ubiquinol-cytochrome c reductase iron-sulfur subunit, whose amino-acid sequence is MTTREEGQDGSNAGARDAKRAVSRRDLLKNALVAGVGLTMADVLGPAFAQADATTETDPTKLPPQKGDVFVFAGSQNKGKVITDDDVPLGGPQVLAWPAVVSNKDGTPTVEVVRDGNTQNAVLLARFALGDYSPDTKSYVTASGVVAYSATCTHQCCQVTEWLADQKSFHCPCHGSIYDPLNHAQQTPDSPAPRPLPQLPLMTGADEAAIPTAAAGFRT